In a single window of the Deltaproteobacteria bacterium genome:
- a CDS encoding cytochrome D ubiquinol oxidase subunit II, which produces MNDPKFHKPSATDDPPYPPLERKQPLSWSEPKSHQEDPNAPERVRQIMASPSYRRADCDLDFLQRDEVRPSRLQLEFLKPEVLF; this is translated from the coding sequence ATGAATGATCCCAAGTTCCATAAACCGAGTGCAACCGATGACCCTCCTTACCCACCCCTTGAGCGCAAACAGCCATTGTCGTGGAGCGAGCCGAAGTCCCACCAAGAGGATCCGAACGCCCCGGAAAGGGTGCGCCAGATTATGGCTAGCCCGAGTTATCGCCGGGCTGATTGCGACCTTGATTTCCTCCAGCGGGATGAGGTCAGACCTTCCCGTTTACAGCTTGAGTTCCTGAAACCCGAGGTTCTTTTCGA